A genome region from Hymenobacter tibetensis includes the following:
- a CDS encoding glycoside hydrolase family 2 TIM barrel-domain containing protein, with product MKSLAVIPLVASIVLATSCQQNTESALAGIKPLNPAGAVVPVRVVRTSTGYELQRGGKPYHIKGVAGVQHLDLIRQKGGNSVRIYTANYADILLDEAHRNGLTVMFGLWMRPSYEKFDYYDPKAVAMQQQQIYEQVLRYKNHPSLLMWNLGNELNNHTLDMKVYQVVNETAQVIHRLDPNHPVTTTLTSSTFPIPAIARLCPDLDVITINVFNTLGRHAQDLKAAGWSGPFVIGEFGGRGWWEAPQTSWGAPLDQSGSEKAELMGRNYESTVASNGSHCLGSYALYWGNRFEQTDMWLSMFAPTGEKTPMVDMMQYLWTKTEPENQAPKVGVMLLDSKPDSLSVALKPNLEYTASVSAFDPDGDSLAVQWKVTRDVDEFHTLPQNRTAPEAIPSAIRQAKGTTALIRAPAQEGAYRLLVNVYDKKGSVTTNSFPFYVGQPKRPDVVVSTGK from the coding sequence TTGAAAAGCTTAGCTGTCATTCCGTTGGTAGCGAGTATTGTACTGGCCACTAGTTGTCAGCAGAACACCGAGTCGGCACTGGCCGGTATTAAACCATTAAACCCAGCAGGGGCCGTGGTGCCCGTGCGCGTGGTACGTACGTCCACTGGGTATGAATTACAGCGAGGTGGCAAACCGTACCACATAAAAGGTGTAGCGGGCGTGCAGCATTTGGATCTGATTCGCCAAAAAGGCGGCAACTCGGTCCGGATCTACACCGCCAACTATGCTGATATTCTGCTGGATGAAGCCCACCGCAACGGCCTAACCGTGATGTTCGGATTGTGGATGCGGCCATCATACGAAAAGTTCGACTACTACGACCCTAAAGCCGTAGCCATGCAGCAGCAGCAGATATACGAGCAAGTGCTGCGGTACAAAAACCACCCGTCGCTGCTGATGTGGAACCTGGGCAACGAGTTGAACAACCACACCCTTGACATGAAGGTGTACCAGGTTGTCAACGAAACAGCGCAAGTCATTCACCGGCTCGACCCCAATCATCCCGTAACTACCACCCTAACTTCCAGTACATTTCCTATTCCGGCCATCGCGCGCCTGTGTCCAGACCTTGATGTGATTACCATCAATGTGTTCAACACGCTAGGTCGCCACGCGCAGGATCTGAAAGCAGCCGGTTGGTCTGGCCCCTTCGTTATAGGAGAGTTTGGCGGCCGCGGATGGTGGGAAGCGCCGCAAACCAGCTGGGGGGCTCCCCTCGACCAAAGTGGGTCTGAGAAAGCAGAGCTAATGGGCCGCAACTACGAATCCACTGTAGCCAGCAATGGCTCGCATTGCCTGGGCTCGTACGCGCTGTATTGGGGCAACCGTTTCGAGCAGACCGATATGTGGCTTAGCATGTTTGCTCCCACCGGCGAAAAAACCCCAATGGTTGACATGATGCAATACCTGTGGACCAAGACCGAGCCGGAAAACCAAGCGCCGAAAGTGGGCGTGATGCTGCTGGATTCTAAGCCCGATAGCCTGAGTGTGGCCCTGAAGCCCAACTTGGAGTACACTGCCTCCGTCAGTGCCTTCGATCCGGACGGTGACTCGCTGGCCGTCCAGTGGAAAGTAACCCGCGACGTAGACGAGTTCCACACGCTGCCCCAGAACCGAACTGCGCCCGAAGCTATACCGAGTGCCATCCGCCAAGCCAAGGGAACTACGGCTCTTATTCGGGCCCCAGCCCAAGAGGGGGCCTACCGATTATTAGTCAACGTGTACGACAAGAAAGGCAGTGTCACTACAAACAGCTTTCCTTTCTACGTTGGTCAGCCCAAGCGGCCGGACGTAGTCGTTAGCACCGGCAAGTAA
- a CDS encoding glycosyltransferase family 2 protein, which yields MENSTLPKQPSSNNLTTAKATIQFKDAEGSKKMRVLVAVGVLLLLQFFWWFADSDHVGYAPLFWLLTFSLCYKMLRMLQEWYHYVHVQEPIAPVVAATAPLRTVDMLTTACPGEPHAMIIRTLEAMVAVRYPHTNYLCDEGDDPVLRAACDRLGVVHVTRILKVHAKAGNINNALQQATGELCVVLDPDHEVTPDFLDQVVPYFEDPTLGYAQVVQAYGNQQESFVALGAAEQTYHFYGPLMMGMNSYNTVQAIGANCTFRRTALDSIGGHAAGLTEDMHTAMRMHAHGWKSIYVPVVVSRGLVPSTLGGFYMQQLKWARGTFDLLFHVYPKLFRHFTWRQRLHYLMMPLYFLSGLVALIDIAVPVASLVLLKFPWHLSLPEFALHMLPVATVALLIRYNAQQWLREPHEPGLHLAGGILRIATWWVYSLGLIYTFFNVKVPYIPTPKEGQVKNEWLLSLPNLLLAALSVGAAAFSLQVQGIRGPYTKLMATLALINAFILLVSVLMAQHALIMGLRSFMWSVPILHTLKRKFDQTLAAGAGIIATRLRSGSIAFAAGLAILHLLATAGLVLMQWRENVSISEDYIWAHTGYGELRIGRPLAAKQAASLPVRQAASNKQPAIIWTKTSSSARQVISIELPTNTPPQVPVGVIEDINQRHNIPLLTWVANEAPDKTHAFKQQVLRIVKHENQLLLRPIIRAKSPSAYRAAWQQLVKSYRASGDTTLVWVWTPPRPDSIAAYFPGSAYVTWITSDCTTQPEPANTTLDCYNTFRQQVAIQIEMQSKPVLLFAPQFYSPTSYQWAKKATERYPEIKAVVFSANNSSDSPSKNVSLTVAN from the coding sequence ATGGAGAATTCAACTCTTCCGAAGCAGCCTTCTTCAAATAATTTAACTACCGCAAAAGCTACCATCCAGTTCAAGGATGCAGAGGGAAGCAAGAAAATGCGGGTGCTGGTAGCCGTTGGCGTACTGCTTTTACTTCAGTTCTTCTGGTGGTTTGCCGATTCCGACCACGTAGGCTACGCCCCCCTATTTTGGCTGCTCACGTTTTCGCTCTGCTATAAGATGCTGCGCATGTTGCAGGAGTGGTATCACTACGTGCACGTGCAAGAGCCGATTGCACCAGTGGTTGCTGCCACAGCCCCTCTTCGCACCGTGGACATGCTCACCACCGCGTGCCCAGGGGAGCCACACGCCATGATCATTCGCACGCTCGAAGCCATGGTGGCGGTCCGCTACCCGCACACCAATTACCTCTGCGACGAAGGCGACGACCCCGTATTGCGGGCCGCCTGTGACCGTCTCGGCGTCGTGCACGTGACGCGCATTCTGAAAGTTCATGCCAAGGCTGGCAACATCAACAACGCCTTGCAGCAGGCCACTGGTGAGCTGTGCGTGGTGCTAGACCCCGACCACGAAGTAACGCCCGACTTTCTAGACCAAGTCGTTCCGTATTTCGAGGACCCTACCTTGGGCTACGCGCAGGTGGTGCAAGCTTACGGCAACCAGCAGGAGAGTTTCGTGGCCCTTGGTGCGGCCGAGCAAACGTACCACTTCTATGGCCCCTTGATGATGGGCATGAACAGCTATAACACGGTGCAAGCCATTGGAGCCAACTGCACCTTCCGCCGGACTGCCCTCGACAGCATTGGGGGACACGCGGCGGGCCTCACCGAGGACATGCACACCGCTATGCGCATGCACGCCCACGGCTGGAAATCGATTTATGTGCCCGTGGTGGTAAGCCGGGGGTTGGTGCCTTCCACGTTGGGCGGGTTCTACATGCAGCAATTGAAGTGGGCGCGCGGCACCTTCGATTTGCTGTTTCATGTGTACCCCAAGCTGTTCCGGCACTTCACGTGGCGGCAGCGGCTCCACTACCTCATGATGCCGCTGTACTTCCTGTCGGGGCTGGTGGCCCTGATTGATATTGCAGTGCCGGTAGCTTCACTGGTGCTGCTGAAGTTTCCCTGGCACCTCTCGTTGCCGGAATTTGCGCTGCACATGCTGCCGGTGGCTACTGTAGCCTTGCTCATTCGTTATAACGCCCAGCAATGGCTGCGCGAACCGCACGAACCGGGTTTGCATCTGGCGGGTGGTATTCTGCGCATCGCCACGTGGTGGGTGTACTCCCTGGGCTTGATCTATACCTTCTTTAATGTGAAGGTGCCGTACATTCCAACGCCCAAGGAAGGGCAAGTGAAAAACGAATGGCTGTTGAGTTTGCCTAACCTGCTGTTGGCAGCTCTCTCCGTTGGGGCGGCGGCTTTTAGCTTGCAGGTACAGGGCATTCGGGGGCCGTACACCAAGCTGATGGCCACGTTGGCGCTCATCAACGCCTTCATTCTGCTGGTGTCGGTGCTGATGGCACAACATGCCTTAATCATGGGGCTACGGTCGTTTATGTGGTCGGTTCCTATTCTGCACACGTTGAAGAGAAAGTTCGACCAGACCTTGGCAGCCGGCGCGGGCATTATTGCCACCCGGTTGCGCTCAGGCTCTATTGCCTTTGCTGCCGGGCTAGCTATACTGCACTTGCTGGCCACGGCTGGCTTGGTGCTGATGCAGTGGCGAGAAAACGTGTCTATTTCCGAGGACTATATCTGGGCGCATACCGGCTACGGAGAGCTGCGCATCGGTCGGCCTCTCGCCGCCAAGCAAGCAGCATCGTTGCCGGTGCGACAGGCCGCCAGCAACAAGCAGCCTGCCATCATCTGGACCAAAACATCTTCGAGTGCTCGCCAGGTTATCAGCATCGAACTCCCAACAAACACCCCTCCTCAGGTGCCCGTGGGCGTTATCGAGGATATAAATCAGCGCCACAATATTCCGCTGCTCACGTGGGTTGCAAACGAAGCGCCGGACAAGACCCACGCATTCAAGCAGCAAGTGCTGCGCATTGTCAAGCACGAAAACCAACTGCTGCTTCGGCCCATTATCCGGGCTAAAAGCCCGAGTGCTTACCGCGCCGCTTGGCAGCAGCTTGTAAAGAGCTACCGCGCCTCCGGCGACACTACTTTGGTTTGGGTTTGGACCCCACCCCGCCCCGATTCCATTGCGGCCTACTTCCCAGGGTCGGCGTACGTGACGTGGATCACCAGCGACTGTACCACGCAGCCCGAACCCGCCAACACCACCCTAGACTGCTACAATACGTTTCGCCAGCAGGTAGCCATCCAGATAGAAATGCAAAGTAAGCCTGTGCTCTTGTTTGCCCCGCAGTTCTACTCGCCTACCTCCTATCAGTGGGCTAAAAAAGCAACTGAACGGTATCCGGAAATTAAAGCAGTGGTGTTCTCCGCCAACAATTCCTCTGATAGCCCATCCAAGAACGTGAGCCTTACCGTGGCCAACTAA
- a CDS encoding DinB family protein has protein sequence MTPNAFLSQLEHATRQLLLTVQTELAPLRITELNQQPAPKAWSILECLEHLNRYSCYYNSALAEALAYGGTPKREVRYSWLGRKFIAMMAPGNTKKAKTLKRMNPSGSQLGREVIVEFQQQQQHLLELLAEARHTDLDRKAVPVEFFKLLNMRLGETFEFVVLHEQRHVQQALRVKATLSVATATNQAAPVRASQAAAVSRVTSA, from the coding sequence ATGACTCCCAACGCTTTCCTTTCCCAGCTAGAACACGCCACCCGCCAGCTGCTGCTCACCGTGCAAACCGAGCTAGCACCACTACGCATAACTGAACTCAACCAGCAGCCTGCCCCCAAGGCGTGGAGCATCTTGGAGTGCTTGGAGCACCTGAACCGGTACAGTTGCTATTACAATTCTGCTCTGGCAGAAGCGCTAGCCTACGGCGGCACCCCCAAGCGCGAAGTACGCTATAGCTGGCTAGGGCGCAAGTTCATTGCCATGATGGCGCCCGGCAACACCAAAAAGGCCAAAACTCTGAAGCGCATGAACCCCAGCGGAAGCCAACTGGGCCGTGAAGTAATAGTTGAGTTTCAACAGCAGCAACAGCACCTGCTAGAACTACTCGCGGAAGCCCGCCATACCGACCTCGACCGTAAAGCAGTACCAGTGGAGTTCTTTAAACTACTGAATATGCGCCTGGGCGAAACGTTCGAGTTTGTAGTGCTGCACGAACAGCGCCACGTGCAGCAAGCGCTCCGAGTGAAAGCCACCTTATCCGTAGCAACGGCAACCAACCAAGCGGCACCCGTGCGTGCAAGCCAGGCGGCGGCAGTAAGCCGCGTAACTTCCGCTTAG
- a CDS encoding Crp/Fnr family transcriptional regulator: MASAPAFAATARALLATTLGKVPYLRATEINNFVACWTKELHVSRNDFLVSPGQTEQYLYFTHHGTLRIFYPTPSEEICVGFVHPTDMVCSFPSFAMGRPSEYAIQALQPSGLIAIARNDFQTCLDNSPALARLWRAELERALVGRMEHEIDLLLPEPAQRLERLRQRSPHIFQTVPKKYVASYLRMTPETLSRLK; encoded by the coding sequence ATGGCTTCTGCGCCTGCCTTTGCTGCCACTGCCCGTGCTCTGCTTGCCACCACGTTGGGCAAGGTTCCGTATTTGCGAGCCACTGAAATCAATAATTTCGTGGCCTGTTGGACCAAGGAACTACACGTGTCGCGCAACGACTTCCTGGTGTCGCCGGGCCAAACAGAACAGTACTTGTATTTCACGCACCACGGTACGTTGCGCATCTTCTACCCAACGCCAAGCGAGGAAATCTGCGTAGGCTTTGTGCACCCTACCGACATGGTGTGTTCTTTTCCCTCGTTTGCCATGGGCCGGCCATCGGAGTACGCTATTCAGGCGCTCCAACCAAGTGGGCTGATTGCCATTGCCCGCAACGACTTCCAAACCTGCCTCGACAACAGCCCCGCCCTGGCCCGCCTGTGGCGGGCAGAGTTGGAAAGAGCCTTGGTTGGGCGAATGGAGCACGAAATCGACTTGCTGCTCCCCGAACCCGCCCAGCGCCTCGAACGATTACGCCAACGCAGTCCGCACATCTTCCAAACCGTTCCGAAGAAGTACGTGGCCTCTTACCTGCGCATGACGCCTGAAACACTAAGCCGGCTCAAGTAA